A stretch of Porites lutea chromosome 5, jaPorLute2.1, whole genome shotgun sequence DNA encodes these proteins:
- the LOC140936501 gene encoding TNF receptor-associated factor 3-like isoform X2: MSWKSVDVFPDNFMRREVQAFVVNCTFKDEGCMWKGEVRHLEAHTNSCEFVKLPCVHPECGMLVKKANLPEHLETECKCRPETCRFCKEQISLNKLKLHHEKECPAYPVVCEKCNKDGIPRVKLSDHQDPVVGDCDAVQGPCPFAQIGCSKTEVLNSRQKKEHLERENVYHTTLLLHQGLRMGREMEAVVTRDPRILSRSPHIFTNYDGIISDILAQIQTSTAENRDLREKLREHSERITSLERKVASGSLITAAASAQVTGNSAGNVPNNEIVRRVNNLENKTADHEVLLVESNRSIEQANRDVGNVRRLVETVQETVRRVERRIESIEHTLALRNVTLADLEEYIRQQEFSSYDGQLLWKITEFARRRNEAVSGQQVSFYSPCFYTSRYGYKMCARIYLNGDGMGRGTHISVFFVVMRGQYDAILRWPFRQKVTFMLLDQDNVEHVIDAFRPDPNSSSFQRPRRETNIASGCPMFCSLTELNNHAYVRDDTMFLKIIVDTTDL; this comes from the exons GTTTTTCCTGATAATTTCATGCGCCGTGAGGTACAAGCTTTTGTCGTCAACTGCACATTTAAGGATGAAGGATGCATGTGGAAAGGAGAAGTCAGACACTTGGAG GCCCACACAAACAGTTGTGAGTTTGTCAAACTCCCCTGTGTACATCCTGAGTGTGGCATGTTGGTGAAAAAAGCTAATCTTCCTGAGCACCTGGAAACAGAATGCAAGTGTAGACCTGAAACTTGTAGATTCTGTAAAGAGCAAATCAGCCTGAACAAGTTGAAG CTGCACCATGAAAAAGAATGTCCAGCATATCCAGTTGTGTGTGAAAAATGCAACAAAGATGGAATTCCACGTGTAAAG CTGTCGGATCATCAGGATCCAGTTGTAGGAGACTGTGATGCAGTGCAGGGACCATGTCCATTCGCACAGATTGGTTGCTCAAAAACCGAG GTCCTCAACTCAAGGCAAAAGAAGGAGCACCTGGAGAGAGAAAATGTTTATCACACAACTTTGCTACTTCATCAGGGTCTAAGGATGGGTCGAGAAATGGAAGCAGTGGTAACTCGAGATCCAAGAATCCTGTCGAGAAGCCCGCATATCTTCACAAACTATGATGGTATCATCTCTGACATACTCGCTCAAATTCAAACCAGTACAGCAGAAAACAGGGATTTACGAGAAAAATTACGAGAGCACAGTGAACGAATCACCTCCCTGGAAAGAAAAGTGGCCTCCGGAAGTCTCATCACGGCGGCCGCATCTGCCCAAGTGACTGGTAATTCGGCTGGCAATGTACCGAACAACGAGATTGTACGAAGGGTAAACAATCTTGAGAATAAGACCGCTGACCATGAGGTGCTGTTGGTTGAAAGCAATCGTTCAATCGAGCAGGCAAATCGGGATGTGGGTAATGTAAGGCGACTGGTTGAGACTGTCCAGGAGACCGTCAGAAGGGTGGAAAGAAGGATTGAGTCTATTGAGCATACACTGGCTCTTAGAAACGTCACCTTGGCTGATTTGGAAGAATACATCAGGCAACAGGAGTTTTCAAGCTACGATGGCCAGTTGCTGTGGAAAATAACTGAATTTGCACGTAGAAGAAACGAAGCAGTCAGCGGGCAGCAAGTCTCTTTCTACAGCCCTTGCTTCTACACCAGTCGCTATGGATACAAGATGTGTGCCCGCATTTATTTAAACGGAGATGGCATGGGACGAGGAACACACATCTCTGTGTTCTTTGTTGTCATGCGCGGTCAGTATGATGCAATTCTCCGCTGGCCATTCAGACAGAAGGTCACGTTCATGTTGTTGGATCAAGATAATGTTGAACATGTGATCGATGCGTTCAGGCCTGACCCCAACAGCTCCTCATTTCAGAGACCGAGAAGGGAAACAAACATTGCAAGTGGGTGTCCGATGTTTTGCTCTCTGACCGAATTAAATAATCACGCTTATGTGCGCGATGAT